The window cgcgTTGAACAATAGCACCGGTATAGATAGATTTTTGTAGCACGAATGGAAAAACGCGGAGTGTATTTTCCCGCCACTGGCAGTACTTTTGacaaatgtcaaaaattcaaAATGGAGTCGCACAGATTTTTTTGCAATAACGCATGTTTATAGCCATTTATTTCTCTTTTACGTATATAATTATAGAGCATAACAGTTAAAATAGATCTTTTGTGGGAAGTGGAATGTATTAGTGAACTGATTTAGTTTAAATTGCACACTGAAGAGAGATGGTCACAATGTTAGTTTTAGTTGGCGTTCAACAGATGGCGTATTTACATTTGCCGGTCTGCAAGACAAACTGTATCatgcaataaatattagttttagcGTACCAAGTCTTCTGGGTTGAACATGCcctgaaacaaaaagaaagGTATGATTAAAATTGACATAAACAGTATGTTGACGTTTTTCTTTGTGATGTTAACCTAAATCTTATAAGATTCTTGGCAGCATTTGCCGATGCAAGACGGAATAGAAAGATCCGATGCAATCTTAAAAATAGTTAGGTCAGCAATGGTCTATTTGTCATTCTATAATGTGGAGCCTCTCAGCCTAATGTGTTGGTATTCAATTACTTTGCCCTATACAAATAGGCTCGGTTTTTGATAGGAGTTaacaacttttattaaaataatatgtctgAGTGAAGTGCTTGACTTAATTAGCAGTAAGTTAGTAAACTTACCTTAGCGCGACGTAGAATGGAGTCCTTGCTGGCGTCATAAGGATGATCTTTGGACGGGATCTCGAGCACGGCGGGCACGGGGGCCGTGTGCGCGTCGATCACGTGTCTGATCATCTCGGCCACGTTCTGGTTGATCAGGATGATGTCGATGTCGTCGCGCTTCACGAAACGCTTGAAGCATTCCTCGATCTCACTGACAGCAGTGTCTGGAATATCGgaaattagatatttaatatggacatttaatattatataataattatggttttcacaattttaaaatgttgttaaaagtTAACAAATTACAGGGTACttagaataaaattactatatgaaataaaaaatttcAGTTTGCAAAGGGGTAAGATCTAACaaaatccatactatccatactaatactataaatgcgaaagtaactctgtctgtctgtctgtctgctactcaatcacgcctaaactactgaaccaatttgcatgaaatttggtatggagatattttgataccaaagaaaggacataggctatgtatcatcacgctacgaccaaaaggagcagagtaccagtaattaatgttacaaaa of the Anticarsia gemmatalis isolate Benzon Research Colony breed Stoneville strain chromosome 6, ilAntGemm2 primary, whole genome shotgun sequence genome contains:
- the Vha14-1 gene encoding V-type proton ATPase subunit Vha14-1 yields the protein MALHAAVKGKLISVIGDEDTCVGFLLGGIGEINKNRHPNFMVVDKNTAVSEIEECFKRFVKRDDIDIILINQNVAEMIRHVIDAHTAPVPAVLEIPSKDHPYDASKDSILRRAKGMFNPEDLSMFGSDNYAT